In one Vulgatibacter incomptus genomic region, the following are encoded:
- a CDS encoding alpha/beta hydrolase, with amino-acid sequence MRAPGVVYLHGFASSPTSEKARFFRDRLAEEGIPSEIPDLNEGPGGFSKLTLTRALEQTRAALSRVGADERGAIVIGSSLGGYLAALTASRDPRVLGAVLLAPAFDLPGRWNAWLGDEGVGRWRQSRELDVQHHAYGRMEKLGFGFYLDAMGYPPYPRLGCPALILHGVHDREVGIGTSRKFAEGASDVRLVELDSDHGLLDVKPRLWEETTAFLGSLQGR; translated from the coding sequence ATGAGAGCTCCAGGCGTCGTCTACCTACACGGGTTCGCCAGCAGCCCGACCTCGGAGAAGGCCCGGTTCTTCCGGGATCGCCTGGCGGAAGAAGGGATCCCTTCCGAGATCCCCGACCTCAACGAAGGCCCCGGCGGGTTCTCCAAGCTGACGCTCACGCGCGCCCTCGAGCAGACGAGGGCGGCGCTCTCGAGGGTGGGCGCGGACGAGCGTGGCGCGATCGTGATCGGCTCGTCGCTCGGGGGCTACCTGGCCGCGCTCACCGCCTCCCGCGACCCGCGGGTCCTTGGGGCGGTGCTCCTCGCCCCGGCCTTCGACCTCCCGGGCCGCTGGAACGCGTGGCTCGGCGACGAGGGCGTGGGGAGGTGGAGGCAGAGCCGAGAGCTCGACGTCCAGCACCACGCCTACGGGCGCATGGAGAAGCTGGGCTTCGGCTTCTACCTCGACGCGATGGGCTATCCGCCCTACCCGCGGCTGGGCTGCCCGGCGCTGATCCTCCACGGCGTCCACGACCGCGAGGTCGGGATCGGCACGTCGAGGAAGTTCGCGGAAGGCGCGAGCGACGTCCGCCTGGTGGAGCTCGACTCCGACCACGGGCTCCTGGACGTGAAGCCGCGGCTCTGGGAGGAGACCACGGCCTTTCTCGGCTCGCTGCAGGGGCGCTGA